Proteins from a genomic interval of Bacteroidota bacterium:
- a CDS encoding ribonuclease HII, with amino-acid sequence MALIQHFTVDKTEAGCDEAGRGCLAGPVFAAAVIFARNYANPAINDSKKLNASQREILRQEIEKSALAWAVASASPEEIDEINILNASFLAMHRALEKLSIMPQWILVDGHRFCPFKNIPYSCIIRGDAQYLSIAAASILAKTYRDDYMEKLHDDFSIYNWKENKGYPTKEHKAAILNYGITSHHRKSFNLGQQLELSF; translated from the coding sequence ATGGCATTAATACAACACTTTACAGTAGATAAAACAGAGGCCGGTTGTGATGAAGCCGGGCGAGGGTGCCTGGCAGGGCCGGTATTTGCAGCTGCTGTTATTTTTGCAAGGAACTATGCCAATCCGGCCATCAATGATTCAAAAAAACTTAATGCCAGCCAGAGAGAGATTTTACGGCAGGAAATAGAAAAATCAGCGCTTGCATGGGCTGTGGCAAGTGCCAGCCCGGAAGAAATAGATGAGATAAACATCCTGAATGCTTCTTTTCTAGCCATGCACAGGGCACTGGAAAAGCTTTCAATCATGCCTCAATGGATACTTGTTGACGGACACCGGTTCTGTCCATTTAAAAATATCCCATACTCCTGCATCATACGCGGTGACGCACAATACTTATCCATTGCAGCCGCATCCATACTTGCTAAAACGTACAGAGATGATTACATGGAAAAACTTCATGATGACTTTTCTATATATAACTGGAAAGAAAATAAAGGATACCCCACAAAAGAACATAAGGCGGCTATTTTAAATTACGGCATTACGTCTCATCACAGGAAGAGTTTTAACCTTGGACAGCAACTTGAGTTATCATTCTGA
- a CDS encoding DUF1003 domain-containing protein — protein sequence METTPPKSLAEIKRLRKPIPNVNAIHRQKLSRMDKLAMWITEHIGTMGFFFIIFLWTLTWLGWNTLAPKGWRYDPFPAFALWLFISNMIQIFLMPLIMIGQNLQSDHAEIRAEADFEVNTKAEIEIETILLHLENQNKLILQILEQIRKNDVKKS from the coding sequence ATGGAAACAACACCACCAAAATCATTAGCCGAAATTAAGCGGCTTCGTAAACCTATACCTAATGTTAATGCCATCCACCGTCAGAAGTTATCCCGGATGGATAAACTGGCCATGTGGATAACCGAACATATCGGCACTATGGGTTTTTTTTTCATCATTTTCTTATGGACTTTGACATGGCTAGGCTGGAATACACTTGCCCCAAAAGGATGGCGTTATGATCCATTTCCGGCATTTGCCTTATGGCTCTTCATATCAAATATGATCCAGATTTTTCTCATGCCTCTGATCATGATCGGACAGAACCTTCAGTCAGATCACGCTGAGATCCGCGCTGAAGCCGACTTTGAGGTGAACACTAAAGCTGAAATAGAAATCGAGACCATCCTTCTGCATCTTGAGAATCAAAATAAGCTCATATTGCAGATTTTAGAGCAAATACGGAAAAATGATGTAAAAAAGAGTTGA
- a CDS encoding Crp/Fnr family transcriptional regulator, producing the protein MSEIEALRAFENFLKTVTEWDEEAFHAAQPFFGIRHLKKGDYFVEADKTCRYFGFIAKGLMRAYLLLDGDEVTTCFCSENTFATSTTSFITQTPSSVSIQAMEDTVLLTISWDHLHQLYKQYPFWMKVGMIIIEKEFMSLECQRQCYDTQAAEDRYMLLMKENPGIVNRIPLQYIASYLGITPETLSRIRKRTAHRIS; encoded by the coding sequence GTCTGAAATTGAAGCATTACGGGCATTTGAGAATTTTTTAAAAACTGTCACCGAATGGGATGAGGAAGCTTTTCATGCTGCACAACCCTTTTTTGGAATCAGACATCTGAAAAAAGGTGACTATTTTGTTGAGGCTGATAAGACCTGCCGTTATTTTGGTTTTATTGCAAAAGGTCTTATGCGCGCCTATTTACTCCTGGATGGTGATGAAGTCACAACCTGTTTTTGTTCGGAAAATACATTTGCTACATCGACAACCAGCTTCATAACACAGACACCTTCATCCGTCAGCATTCAGGCTATGGAAGATACGGTTTTACTTACCATCAGCTGGGATCACCTGCACCAGCTCTATAAACAATATCCCTTCTGGATGAAGGTCGGGATGATCATCATCGAAAAAGAATTTATGAGCCTCGAGTGCCAGAGACAATGTTATGATACCCAAGCAGCTGAAGACAGATACATGTTACTCATGAAGGAAAATCCCGGTATTGTCAACCGCATACCGCTTCAATACATCGCTTCCTATCTTGGAATCACCCCTGAAACATTAAGCCGGATAAGAAAAAGAACAGCTCACCGCATTTCTTGA
- a CDS encoding DUF6427 family protein — MIIRLYKAGFGFQLIFFSLVVVLLWLDAFISPQPPASFEFNTPLYQIVVTGFSRLPSIVNVIVALILVLTQSYLLNYALTENKIIPGNTFLVVLVYCVMMSFDPSLLRLHPVLIANLFLVLALRIILKIYNEKDTYQHDFNASMLVSIASIIYLPYIFFLIFIWISFLIYRVSKSREWIIVWIGTLAPYIYLLVYYFVFDKLELFYTKYIRFFTQLQPVQFKSNGFNYAFGAVMALLTLISSYRFLNDSGGKVISIRKKIIVLVYLLIISLLTTIYARGNLIYHITMAFIALSAIVTYYFTALKKVIWAEVFFTMIVIIIILEKIFI, encoded by the coding sequence ATGATCATCCGGCTTTATAAAGCAGGTTTTGGTTTCCAGCTTATCTTCTTCTCACTGGTAGTGGTTTTGCTATGGCTCGATGCTTTTATCTCGCCACAGCCACCAGCAAGCTTTGAGTTTAACACCCCACTTTACCAGATCGTGGTCACTGGATTTTCCAGACTGCCTTCAATTGTCAATGTCATTGTCGCATTAATACTGGTTCTCACCCAATCGTATTTGCTAAACTATGCTCTTACAGAGAATAAAATAATCCCTGGCAATACTTTCCTGGTTGTATTGGTCTACTGTGTTATGATGAGCTTTGATCCGTCACTGCTGAGGTTGCATCCGGTACTGATAGCTAATCTGTTCCTGGTTCTGGCACTGAGGATCATCCTGAAAATCTATAATGAAAAGGATACTTACCAGCATGACTTTAATGCCAGTATGCTCGTCTCAATAGCCTCTATTATATATTTACCATACATTTTCTTTCTTATTTTCATCTGGATTTCATTCCTGATTTACCGTGTATCAAAGTCAAGGGAATGGATCATTGTATGGATCGGCACACTAGCTCCATATATCTACCTTTTGGTATATTACTTCGTATTCGATAAACTTGAACTTTTTTACACAAAATACATACGGTTTTTCACACAACTACAACCTGTCCAATTCAAATCCAATGGATTCAATTATGCCTTTGGTGCAGTGATGGCATTATTGACTCTGATTTCTTCATATCGTTTTCTGAATGATTCCGGAGGAAAAGTCATCAGCATCCGAAAAAAAATTATTGTTTTAGTATATCTGTTAATCATTTCACTCCTGACTACAATCTATGCCAGAGGAAACCTCATTTACCATATCACCATGGCTTTTATTGCTCTGTCGGCCATTGTGACTTATTATTTTACTGCCCTGAAAAAAGTGATCTGGGCGGAGGTATTTTTTACAATGATAGTTATCATAATCATACTTGAGAAAATCTTCATTTGA
- a CDS encoding DUF3352 domain-containing protein: protein MEIKKRHFFIPIVIFVIIVSVTTVYFYFFRLKNTALPAFNAIPGNAALIFETNDPFRFWSTLSETDLWKELTTVDEINKLDSTITWLDSLITADEKAFSLLNGSRFIASVHPDVDDRPALLYIIELSDPGKTGQIRKFIDRSCPACQQKFMTYAKKTIFSVTLHNSANKFYYTLTRGLVIGSFHPLLIEQAIDQIKTGMPPYADPAFTELRNAAGKNASANIFINNHQLPLLLSLIINDEYSGQTKYFKNFAGWSEFDLNITGREWVMNGFTSASDTSGYYLEIFKDQTGEVSGMPHVLPYNTAFFLSICINDYGNFLDRFKAQLKATDSLFIYEQIINSLITQKTVDIEKEMAGWGINEVGLAIIENGTPPDSNLILAIGIGNPEECTRDLRSLSDTSMDIPDKRGLQADTNRKMIMKLTTKIPLAYRLKPFFPDFCPEYYSILENYVLFSFNEAALQHVVYSHQNRRTLANDDNFNTFAVNLSESNIILCYLNIRRSLELAKSVVHSNLLSVLEKNRESFRKIEGLSIQYNFLDRFFYSNVFLMYNPGFKEDEKYVWRTELDSVVEAGPFLFDNPLTGKMMVIVSDKSDNLYMLDETGQILWKNKIPSPVLGKIYQINNSKKNEVSYIFNTADQLYVIDADGIINDGYPVQLKVSAINGMLLADFDRNKTYRLLYNGEDGLIHNIDLRGKATAGWKAPVTESAVSRSLQYLVIGKEGVIIIPIDDGSVIMTDRKGAVKFRSGDNMVLANHSDFYVNRTNNKGSILTTLANGDLAYIQGKNCSTTSFRNFSAAHFFIYEDITGDQDPDFIFIDSTDLYVFNRFKKQVFTYYFEQPVRDKPEVITLPSKEKILGVVTRDDEKVYLFNRNGLIDACSEIKGDTPFCVGSLNNDKVNNLVIGSGKMIFNYQLPMIIDH from the coding sequence ATGGAAATCAAAAAACGACATTTTTTCATCCCCATAGTAATTTTTGTTATCATTGTTTCAGTTACAACCGTTTACTTTTATTTCTTCCGGTTAAAAAACACAGCGCTACCTGCCTTCAATGCCATTCCGGGTAATGCTGCACTCATTTTCGAGACTAACGATCCATTCCGGTTCTGGTCGACTTTATCAGAAACTGATCTCTGGAAAGAACTTACAACAGTAGATGAAATAAATAAGCTCGACAGCACCATTACCTGGCTCGATTCATTGATCACTGCTGACGAAAAGGCATTCTCACTTTTAAATGGGAGTCGGTTTATCGCTTCAGTCCACCCTGATGTGGATGACAGACCGGCGTTGCTTTATATTATTGAACTGTCCGACCCGGGGAAGACCGGACAGATCCGTAAATTCATTGACCGTTCCTGCCCGGCATGCCAGCAGAAATTCATGACGTACGCAAAGAAAACGATCTTTTCAGTTACACTTCACAATTCGGCCAATAAATTCTATTATACTCTTACCAGAGGTCTTGTTATAGGCAGCTTTCATCCACTGCTCATTGAGCAAGCCATCGACCAGATAAAAACAGGTATGCCGCCTTATGCAGATCCGGCATTTACAGAGCTAAGGAATGCTGCGGGAAAAAATGCCAGCGCCAATATCTTCATAAATAACCATCAGCTTCCCTTATTGCTGAGCCTCATTATTAATGATGAATATTCAGGTCAGACAAAATATTTTAAAAATTTTGCCGGATGGTCAGAATTTGACCTTAATATCACTGGACGAGAATGGGTAATGAACGGATTTACTTCTGCCAGTGACACATCCGGCTATTATCTTGAGATCTTTAAAGATCAGACTGGTGAAGTATCCGGCATGCCTCATGTCCTACCTTATAATACGGCTTTTTTCCTTAGTATCTGCATAAACGATTATGGCAATTTTCTGGACCGGTTTAAAGCACAACTTAAAGCGACTGACTCTCTTTTTATTTATGAACAGATCATCAACTCATTGATCACTCAAAAAACTGTTGATATTGAAAAAGAAATGGCCGGTTGGGGTATAAACGAAGTCGGATTAGCAATCATAGAAAATGGAACGCCTCCCGACAGTAATCTTATCCTGGCCATAGGTATCGGTAATCCTGAAGAATGTACCAGAGACCTGCGATCTTTATCCGATACCAGCATGGACATTCCTGATAAAAGAGGACTACAGGCTGATACCAATAGGAAAATGATTATGAAACTGACGACAAAAATTCCTTTGGCCTACAGACTGAAACCATTTTTTCCGGATTTCTGTCCGGAATATTATTCCATCCTTGAAAACTATGTTCTTTTCAGCTTTAATGAAGCGGCACTCCAACATGTTGTCTATTCGCATCAAAACAGAAGGACACTTGCAAATGACGATAATTTCAACACCTTCGCCGTAAACCTTTCCGAATCGAATATTATACTATGCTATTTGAATATCAGGAGGTCGCTGGAACTGGCAAAGTCAGTAGTACATTCCAACCTGTTATCCGTGCTGGAGAAAAACCGTGAAAGCTTCCGTAAAATTGAGGGACTGAGTATTCAATATAATTTCCTTGACCGTTTTTTCTATTCAAATGTCTTTCTCATGTATAATCCCGGTTTTAAGGAAGATGAGAAGTATGTCTGGCGAACGGAACTGGATTCCGTAGTTGAAGCAGGTCCATTTTTGTTCGATAATCCCTTAACAGGTAAAATGATGGTGATAGTTTCGGATAAGTCCGATAACCTTTACATGCTGGATGAAACAGGCCAAATTTTATGGAAAAATAAAATCCCTTCACCAGTCCTGGGTAAAATATACCAGATCAACAACTCAAAAAAGAACGAAGTCAGTTATATCTTCAACACTGCCGACCAGCTATATGTTATCGATGCCGACGGTATCATAAATGATGGTTATCCGGTCCAGTTGAAAGTCAGCGCTATCAATGGCATGCTGCTGGCTGATTTCGACCGGAATAAAACATACCGTCTACTTTATAACGGAGAAGATGGATTGATTCATAATATCGATCTACGTGGTAAGGCAACGGCAGGATGGAAAGCACCGGTTACGGAAAGTGCGGTGTCACGTTCCCTCCAGTACCTCGTCATAGGGAAGGAAGGTGTTATCATAATCCCCATTGATGATGGCTCAGTTATAATGACCGACCGGAAGGGCGCTGTGAAATTCCGGTCCGGTGACAATATGGTACTTGCCAATCATTCCGACTTTTACGTTAACCGTACAAACAATAAGGGCAGCATCCTCACCACTCTGGCAAATGGTGACCTGGCCTATATACAAGGAAAAAATTGCAGCACAACCAGCTTCAGGAACTTCTCCGCTGCGCATTTCTTTATTTATGAGGATATCACTGGCGATCAGGATCCGGATTTCATTTTCATCGACAGCACGGACCTTTACGTCTTCAATCGCTTTAAAAAACAGGTCTTCACCTATTATTTCGAACAGCCAGTCAGGGATAAACCAGAGGTCATCACTCTGCCGTCGAAAGAAAAGATTCTCGGTGTGGTCACACGTGATGATGAGAAGGTATATCTTTTTAACAGGAACGGGCTGATAGATGCATGTTCGGAAATTAAAGGCGATACTCCTTTCTGCGTTGGTAGCCTGAATAATGACAAAGTCAATAACCTGGTTATCGGAAGTGGAAAAATGATATTCAATTATCAATTACCAATGATCATTGATCATTGA
- a CDS encoding glucosaminidase domain-containing protein, translating into MTIKKIFHLSFFIFYLSFISYAQQPSQITRQEYIQKFKDIAILEMITYKIPASIIMAQALFESDNGNSPLAVNANNHFGIKCHKEWTGKTYLYDDDLKNECFRKYDDPLDSYRDHSEFLISRDRYDSLFFLDMTDYKGWAYGLKRAGYATSPTYAQQLIKIIEDNRLYELDNYFDKEYEEEITVLEKKKIDVGREIILPDNFEAVARGPNGRMIYTNNGVKFTFARGTDTFFKIANDFTIPVSRLFKMNELTPDDKLHEGEPVYLQKKKKHAKKGFHTVAAGETLHAIAQEYAVRIKSLYKINGMEKGQEPTTGQKIIIDQ; encoded by the coding sequence ATGACAATCAAAAAAATCTTTCATCTTTCATTTTTCATCTTTTATCTTTCATTTATTTCTTACGCCCAGCAACCATCCCAGATCACCCGCCAGGAGTACATTCAAAAATTCAAGGATATCGCTATCCTGGAGATGATTACCTATAAGATCCCTGCAAGCATCATCATGGCTCAGGCATTGTTTGAGTCGGACAACGGCAACAGCCCCCTCGCCGTCAATGCCAACAACCATTTCGGCATCAAATGCCACAAGGAGTGGACCGGTAAAACGTACCTGTATGACGATGATCTGAAAAATGAATGCTTCAGGAAATACGATGACCCGCTTGACTCATACAGGGATCACTCTGAATTCCTGATCTCACGCGACCGTTACGACTCGCTGTTTTTTCTCGACATGACCGACTATAAAGGCTGGGCTTATGGACTGAAACGTGCCGGCTATGCCACCAGCCCCACCTATGCCCAGCAACTTATTAAGATTATCGAAGATAACCGGCTATATGAGCTCGATAATTACTTTGATAAGGAATATGAAGAAGAAATAACAGTCCTGGAAAAGAAAAAAATTGATGTCGGCAGGGAAATCATTCTACCCGACAATTTTGAGGCTGTCGCCCGGGGTCCCAACGGAAGGATGATCTATACCAACAATGGGGTGAAATTCACCTTTGCGCGGGGTACAGATACATTCTTTAAAATAGCCAATGATTTCACTATCCCAGTGTCGCGCCTCTTTAAGATGAATGAACTGACCCCTGACGATAAACTGCATGAGGGTGAGCCGGTTTACCTGCAGAAAAAAAAGAAACATGCTAAAAAAGGCTTTCATACCGTCGCTGCCGGTGAAACCCTGCACGCCATCGCACAGGAATATGCGGTGCGAATCAAGTCACTCTATAAAATAAACGGTATGGAAAAAGGCCAGGAACCAACCACCGGTCAAAAAATAATCATTGATCAATGA
- a CDS encoding T9SS type A sorting domain-containing protein, which produces MKNLLMILLFLAGFQVNAQNLFRSGIFLHHSTGNCIWGPNGSSTSVPQEMEAYNIAHGYYGQQAVTMNEEWWAPDDNEWITQHAFFEDPSPITGIGYYLPGNKIIVIKSCFPSSAISYPGVPEDTLYPDMKTVYNYKWHWRHIINVMKSHPDNFFVIWTNAPLEPNSTNVEEATLADSFCTWAKDTLAMGLDPEFGSFPRNVYVFDYFHKLTGPDGMELPMYAAGAGDSHPNAMATAFVAPQFVEEIFNASVAYETLYGIPVINDPYELFITATPNPFTTEMEIKFITSGKYIAKLALFDASGKQLEMIWRGREKGEHRIYFSCSDLAPGNYYLMLIDGNNKKLIKIIH; this is translated from the coding sequence ATGAAAAATCTTTTAATGATATTACTATTTCTCGCTGGGTTTCAGGTCAATGCACAGAATCTCTTTCGCAGCGGCATCTTTCTGCATCATTCCACCGGGAACTGCATCTGGGGTCCGAACGGCAGCAGTACCAGCGTTCCCCAGGAAATGGAGGCTTATAATATTGCCCATGGATATTACGGTCAACAGGCGGTAACGATGAACGAAGAGTGGTGGGCACCTGATGACAACGAATGGATCACACAGCATGCTTTCTTTGAAGATCCCAGCCCCATTACCGGAATTGGATATTATCTGCCCGGCAATAAGATCATCGTGATCAAATCATGCTTTCCGTCCTCGGCGATCTCATACCCGGGTGTTCCGGAAGATACCCTGTATCCCGACATGAAGACCGTATATAATTATAAGTGGCACTGGCGGCATATCATCAACGTGATGAAATCACACCCGGACAATTTTTTTGTGATCTGGACCAATGCCCCGCTGGAGCCCAACTCCACCAACGTAGAAGAAGCTACTTTAGCGGATTCGTTCTGCACATGGGCAAAAGATACACTGGCCATGGGACTTGATCCTGAATTTGGGTCATTTCCACGGAATGTCTATGTCTTTGATTACTTCCATAAACTCACCGGTCCTGACGGAATGGAACTCCCAATGTATGCTGCCGGAGCCGGCGACAGCCACCCCAATGCCATGGCAACCGCCTTCGTTGCACCACAGTTTGTCGAGGAGATTTTCAATGCTTCGGTAGCCTATGAGACTTTATATGGAATACCGGTAATTAATGATCCTTATGAACTCTTTATAACAGCAACTCCGAATCCTTTCACAACGGAAATGGAAATCAAGTTCATAACTTCCGGAAAATATATCGCTAAGCTTGCCTTATTTGATGCATCAGGGAAACAATTGGAGATGATCTGGAGAGGACGCGAAAAAGGAGAGCACCGCATATATTTTTCATGTTCTGATCTTGCTCCCGGAAACTATTACTTAATGCTCATTGACGGGAATAATAAAAAATTAATTAAAATTATTCATTAA